A stretch of the Hordeum vulgare subsp. vulgare unplaced genomic scaffold, MorexV3_pseudomolecules_assembly, whole genome shotgun sequence genome encodes the following:
- the LOC123420067 gene encoding NAD(P)H-quinone oxidoreductase subunit 1, chloroplastic-like, producing MSLPLTKKDLMIVNMGPQHPSMHGVLRLIVTLDGEDVIDCEPILGYLHRGMEKIAENRTIIQYLPYVTRSNSSSTVDIVEAQSKYGFFGWNIWRQPIGFLVFLISSLAECERLPFDLPEAEEELVAGYQTEYSGIKYGLFYLVSYLNLLVSSLFVTVLYLGGWNFSIPYISFFDFFQMNKAVGILEMTMGIFITLTKAYLFLFISITIRWTLPRMRMDQLLNLGWKFLLPISLGNLLLTTSSQLVSL from the exons ATGAGTCTACCGCTTACAAAAAAAGATCTCATGATAGTCAATATGGGCCCTCAACACCCATCAATGCATGGTGTTCTTCGACTGATCGTTACTCTTGATGGTGAGGATGTTATTGATTGTGAACCCATATTAGGGTATTTACACAGAGGAATGGAAAAAATCGCGGAAAACCGAACGATTATACAATACTTACCTTATGTAACAAG ATCTAACAGTTCAAGTACAGTTGATATAGTTGAAGCACAGTCAAAATATGGTTTTTTTGGATGGAATATTTGGCGTCAGCCTATAGGCTTTCTGGTTTTTTTAATTTCTTCTTTGGCAGAATGTGAAAGATTACCCTTTGATTTACCAGAAGCAGAGGAAGAATTAGTAGCAGGTTACCAAACTGAATATTCCGGTATCAAATATGGTTTATTTTATCTTGTTTCTTACCTAAATTTATTAGTTTCTTCTTTATTTGTAACAGTTCTCTACTTGGGCGGGTGGAATTTCTCTATTCCCTATATATCCTTTTTTGATTTTTTCCAAATGAATAAAGCAGTTGGAATTTTGGAAATGACAATGGGTATATTTATTACATTAACTAAAGCTTATTTATTTCTCTTCATTTCTATCACAATAAGATGGACTTTACCAAGGATGAGAATGGATCAGTTATTAAATCTTGGATGGAAATTTCTTTTACCTATTTCCCTGGGCAATCTATTATTAACAACCTCTTCTCAACTTGTTTCACTATAA
- the LOC123420066 gene encoding NAD(P)H-quinone oxidoreductase subunit 1, chloroplastic, whose protein sequence is MIIDRVEVETINSFSKSELLKEVYGLISILPILTLLLGITIEVLVIVWLEREISASIQQRIGPEYAGPLGLLQAIADGTKLLFKEDILPSRGDISLFSIGPSIAVISVLLSFLVIPLGYHFVLADLSIGVFLWIAISSIAPIGLLMAGYSSNNKYSFSGGLRAAAQSISYEIPLTFCVLAISLRVIR, encoded by the coding sequence ATGATAATAGATAGGGTAGAGGTAGAAACTATCAATTCTTTTTCGAAATCGGAATTATTAAAAGAAGTCTATGGACTGATATCGATTCTACCCATTTTGACCCTCCTTTTAGGAATTACAATAGAGGTACTCGTAATTGTGTGGTTAGAAAGAGAAATATCTGCGTCGATACAACAACGTATTGGTCCTGAATATGCTGGCCCCCTGGGCCTGCTTCAAGCTATAGCAGATGGGACTAAACTACTTTTTAAAGAAGATATTCTGCCATCGCGAGGAGATATTTCTTTATTTAGCATTGGACCTTCTATAGCAGTCATATCAGTTTTATTAAGTTTTTTAGTTATCCCTTTGGGATATCATTTTGTTTTAGCCGATCTTAGTATTGGTGTTTTTTTATGGATTGCCATTTCAAGTATAGCTCCTATTGGTCTTCTTATGGCAGGATATAGCTCAAATAATAAATATTCTTTTTCAGGCGGTCTACGAGCTGCTGCTCAATCCATTAGTTATGAAATACCATTAACTTTTTGTGTGCTAGCAATATCTCTACGTGTGATTCGTTAA
- the LOC123420069 gene encoding NAD(P)H-quinone oxidoreductase subunit 2 A, chloroplastic, protein MIWHVQNENFILDSTRIFMKAFHLLLFNGSFIFPECILIFGLILLLMIDSTSDQKDRPWFYFISSTSLVISITALLFRWREEPIISFSGNFQTNNFNEIFQFLILLCSTLCIPLSVEYIECTEMAITEFLLFVLTATLGGMFLCGANDLITIFVAPECFSLCSYLLSGYTKRDLRSNEATMKYLLMGGASSSILVHGFSWLYGSSGGEIELQEIVNGLINTQMYNSPGISIALISITVGLGFKLSPAPFHQWTPDVYEGSPTPVVAFLSVTSKVAASASATRILDIPFYFSSNEWHLLLEILAILSMILGNLLAITQTSMKRMLAYSSIGQIGYVIIGIIVGDSNDGYASMITYMLFYISMNLGTFACIVLFGLRTGTDNIRDYAGLYMKDPFLALSLALCLLSLGGLPPLAGFFGKLYLFWCGWQAGLYFLVSIGLLTSVLSIYYYLKIIKLLMTGRNQEITPYVRNYRRSPLRSNNSIELSMTVCVIASTIPGISMNPILAIAQDTLF, encoded by the exons ATGATCTGGCATGTACAGAATGAAAACTTCATTCTCGATTCTACGAGAATTTTTATGAAAGCGTTTCATTTGCTTCTCTTCAATGGAAGTTTCATTTTCCCAGAATGTATCCTAATTTTTGGCCTAATTCTTCTTCTGATGATCGATTCAACCTCTGATCAAAAAGATAGACCTTGGTTCTATTTCATCTCTTCAACAAGTTTAGTAATAAGCATAACGGCCCTATTGTTCCGATGGAGAGAAGAACCTATAATTAGCTTTTCGGGAAATTTCCAAACGAACAATTTCAACGAAATCTTTCAATTTCTCATTTTATTATGTTCAACTTTATGTATTCCTCTATCCgtagagtacattgaatgtacagaAATGGCTATAACAGAGTTTCTGTTATTCGTATTAACAGCTACTCTAGGGGGAATGTTTTTATGTGGTGCTAACGATTTAATAACTATCTTTGTAGCTCCAGAATGTTTCAGTTTATGTTCCTACCTATTGTCTGGATATACCAAGAGAGATCTACGGTCTAATGAGGCTACTATGAAATATTTACTCATGGGTGGGGCAAGCTCTTCTATTCTGGTTCATGGTTTCTCTTGGCTATATGGTTCATCTGGGGGGGAGATCGAGCTTCAAGAAATTGTGAACGGTCTTATCAATACACAAATGTATAACTCCCCAGGAATTTCAATTGCGCTTATATCCATCACTGTAGGACTTGGGTTCAAGCTTTCCCCAGCCCCTTTTCATCAATGGACTCCTGACGTCTACGAAGGA TCCCCCACTCCAGTCGTTGCTTTTCTTTCTGTTACTTCGAAagtagctgcttcagcttcagccacgcgaattctcgatattcctttttatttctcatcaaacgaatggcatcttcttctggaaatcctagctattcttagcatgattttgGGGAATCTCCTTGCTATTACTCAAACAAGCATGAAACGTATGCTTGCATATTCGTCCATAGGGCAAATCGGATATGTAATTATTGGAATAATTGTTGGAGACTCAAATGATGGATATGCAAGCATGATAACTTATATGCTGTTCTATATCTCCATGAATCTAGGAACTTTTGCTTGCATTGTATTATTTGGTCTACGTACCGGAACTGATAACATTCGAGATTATGCAGGATTATACATGAAAGATCCTTTTTTGGCTCTCTCTTTAGCCCTATGTCTCTTATCCCTAGGAGGCCTTCCTCCACTAGCAGGTTTCTTCGGAAAACTCTATCTATTCTGGTGTGGATGGCAAGCAGGCCTATATTTCTTGGTTTCAATAGGACTCCTTACGAGCGTTCTTTCTATCTACTATTATCTAAAAATAATCAAGTTATTAATGACTGGACGAAACCAAGAAATAACCCCTTATGTGCGAAATTATAGAAGATCCCCTTTAAGATCAAACAATTCCATCGAATTGAGTATGACTGTATGTGTGATAGCATCTACTATACCAGGAATATCAATGAACCCCATTCTTGCAATTGCTCAGGATACCCTCTTTTAG
- the LOC123420073 gene encoding photosystem II protein D1: MTAILERRESTSLWGRFCNWITSTENRLYIGWFGVLMIPTLLTATSVFIIAFIAAPPVDIDGIREPVSGSLLYGNNIISGAIIPTSAAIGLHFYPIWEAASVDEWLYNGGPYELIVLHFLLGVACYMGREWELSFRLGMRPWIAVAYSAPVAAATAVFLIYPIGQGSFSDGMPLGISGTFNFMIVFQAEHNILMHPFHMLGVAGVFGGSLFSAMHGSLVTSSLIRETTENESANEGYKFGQEEETYNIVAAHGYFGRLIFQYASFNNSRSLHFFLAAWPVVGIWFTALGISTMAFNLNGFNFNQSVVDSQGRVINTWADIINRANLGMEVMHERNAHNFPLDLAAVEVPAING; the protein is encoded by the coding sequence ATGACTGCAATTTTAGAGAGACGCGAAAGTACAAGCCTGTGGGGTCGCTTCTGCAACTGGATAACTAGCACTGAAAATCGTCTTTACATCGGATGGTTCGGTGTTTTGATGATCCCTACCTTATTGACCGCAACTTCTGTATTTATTATCGCCTTCATCGCTGCCCCTCCAGTAGATATTGATGGTATTCGCGAGCCTGTTTCTGGTTCTTTACTTTATGGAAACAATATTATCTCTGGTGCTATTATTCCTACTTCTGCGGCGATCGGATTGCACTTTTACCCAATTTGGGAAGCTGCATCTGTTGATGAGTGGTTATACAATGGTGGTCCTTATGAGCTAATTGTTCTACACTTCTTACTTGGTGTAGCTTGTTATATGGGTCGTGAGTGGGAACTTAGTTTCCGTCTGGGTATGCGTCCTTGGATTGCTGTTGCATATTCAGCTCCTGTTGCAGCTGCTACTGCTGTTTTCTTGATTTACCCTATTGGTCAAGGAAGCTTTTCTGATGGTATGCCTTTAGGAATCTCTGGTACTTTCAACTTTATGATTGTATTCCAGGCAGAGCACAACATCCTTATGCATCCATTCCACATGTTAGGTGTAGCTGGTGTATTCGGCGGTTCCCTATTCAGTGCTATGCATGGTTCCTTGGTAACCTCTAGTTTGATCAGGGAAACTACTGAAAATGAATCTGCTAATGAGGGTTACAAATTTGGTCAAGAGGAAGAGACTTATAATATTGTGGCTGCTCATGGTTATTTTGGCCGATTAATCTTCCAATATGCTAGTTTCAACAACTCTCGTTCTTTACACTTCTTCTTGGCTGCTTGGCCTGTAGTAGGAATCTGGTTCACTGCTTTAGGTATTAGTACTATGGCTTTCAACCTAAATGGTTTCAATTTCAACCAATCTGTAGTTGATAGTCAAGGTCGCGTTATTAATACTTGGGCTGATATCATCAACCGTGCTAACCTTGGTATGGAAGTAATGCACGAACGTAATGCTCACAACTTCCCTCTAGACTTAGCTGCTGTTGAAGTTCCAGCTATTAATGGATAA
- the LOC123420068 gene encoding maturase K, translating to MEKFEGYSEKQKSRQQYFVYPLLFQEYIYAFAHDYGLNGSEPVEIVSWNNKKFSSLLVKRLIIRMYQQNFLDNSVNHPNQDRLLDYKIFFYSEFYSQILSEGFAIVVEIPFSLRELSCPKEKEIPKFQNLRSIHSIFPFLEDKFLHLDYLSHIEIPYPIHLEILVQLLQYRIQDVPSLHLLRFFLNYYSNWNSFITSMKSILFFQKENKRLVKFLYNSYVSEYEFFLLFLRKQSSCLPLAYSGTFLERIHFSRKMEHFGIMYPGFSRKTLWFFMDPLIHYVRYQGKAILASKGSFFLKKKWKCYLINFWQYYFFFWTQPRRIHINQLANSCFDFMGYLSSVPKSPLLVRNQMLENSFLIDTRMKKFDTIVPATLLIGYLSKAQFCTGSGHPISKPIWTDLSDWDILDRFGRICRNLFHYHSGSSKKRTLYRLKYILRLSCARTLARKHKSTVRTFMQRLGSAFLEEFFTEEEQVFSLMFTKTTLFSFSGSHTERIWYLDIIGINDLVNPLN from the coding sequence ATGGAAAAATTCGAAGGGTATTCAGAAAAACAGAAATCTCGTCAACAATACTTTGTCTACCCACTTCTCTTTCAGGAGTATATTTATGCATTTGCTCATGATTATGGATTAAACGGTTCTGAACCTGTGGAAATAGTTAGTTGGAATAACAAGAAATTTAGTTCACTACTTGTGAAACGTTTAATTATTCGAATGTATCAGCAGAATTTTTTGGATAACTCGGTTAATCATCCTAATCAAGATCGATTATTGGATTACAAAATTTTTTTTTATTCTGAGTTTTATTCTCAGATTCTATCTGAGGGGTTTGCGATTGTTGTGGAAATCCCATTCTCGCTACGGGAATTATCTTgtccgaaagaaaaagaaataccaaaGTTTCAGAATTTACGCTCTATTCATTCAATATTTCCCTTTTTAGAAGACAAATTTTTGCATTTGGATTATCTATCACATATAGAAATACCCTATCCTATCCATTTGgaaatcttggttcaactccttcAATACCGTATCCAAGATGTTCCATCTTTGCATTTATTGCGATTCTTTCTCAACTACTATTCGAATTGGAATAGTTTTATTACTTCAATGAAATCCattcttttttttcaaaaagaaaataaaagactaGTTAAATTCCTATATAACTCTTATGTATCAGAATAtgaatttttcttgttgtttcttCGTAAACAATCTTCTTGCTTACCATTAGCATATTCTGGAACTTTTCTGGAACGAATCCACTTTTCTAGGAAGATGGAACATTTTGGGATAATGTACCCTGGTTTTTCTCGGAAAACCTTATGGTTCTTTATGGATCCTCTTATACATTATGTTCGATATCAAGGAAAGGCAATTCTTGCATCAAAAggcagtttttttttgaaaaagaaatgGAAATGCTACCTTATCAATTTCTGGCaatattatttctttttttggaCTCAGCCGCGAAGAATCCATATAAACCAATTAGCAAACTCTTGCTTCGATTTTATGGGATACCTTTCAAGTGTACCAAAAAGTCCTTTGTTGGTAAGGAATCAAATGCTGGAGAATTCATTTCTCATAGATACTCGAATGAAAAAATTCGATACCATAGTCCCCGCTACTCTCCTCATAGGATACTTATCAAAAGCTCAATTTTGTACTGGATCGGGGCATCCTATTAGTAAACCCATTTGGACGGATTTATCAGATTGGGATATTCTTGATCGATTTGGTCGGATATGTAGAAAtctttttcattatcatagtggaTCTTCGAAAAAACGGACTTTGTATCGACTAAAGTATATACTTCGACTTTCATGCGCTAGAACTTTAGCTCGTAAACATAAAAGCACGGTACGAACTTTTATGCAACGATTGGGTTcggcatttttagaagaattttttACGGAAGAAGAGCAAGTTTTTTCTTTGATGTTCACCAAAACAACTCTTTTTTCTTTCAGTGGATCACACACTGAGCGTATTTGGTATTTGGATATTATAGGTATCAATGACCTGGTCAACCCTCTTAATTAA